In Oxyura jamaicensis isolate SHBP4307 breed ruddy duck chromosome 23, BPBGC_Ojam_1.0, whole genome shotgun sequence, a single window of DNA contains:
- the GRHL3 gene encoding grainyhead-like protein 3 homolog isoform X1: MSNELDFRSVRLMKNDTMNFQKFSYTNEDEAWKTYLENPLTAATKAMMRVNGDDDSVAALSLLYDYYMVPKEKRILPSGMMGRNELGKRHCHGMEYDPEIASFDGSAHLMKLLSENTSMTQEYCEPQKKNGLNLEGIPTPHKPAMLPPGVSKLDATPDTYMVPPGDVYDNSSLNSLFETIPVAPTQQRWQPDSTFKEDPQESLLFSDILKPQPEPPCPESYATDNVKSDFEYTLGSPKAIHIKSGDSPMAYLNKGQFYPITLRTAGDSKCLHLSSNKVKSVVMIVFDNEKIPTEQLKFWKHWHSRQPTAKQRVIDVADCKENFNTVQNIEELAYNALSFVWNVHEEAKVFIGVNCLSTDFSSQKGVKGVPLNLQIDTYDYGNGTSQLVHRAVCQIKIFCDKGAERKMRDDERKQFRRKGKCLDSNNNGLKGCLLSGFRGNEITFLRPETDLETQPVLFIPNVHFSNQQRCGTVLPPAVPSSANRLPLKRSGTSFTDEFDPIPPKQTKEEDPQRVLLYVRRESEEVFDALMLKTPDLQGLRTAISEKYGLLEESIYKVYKKCKRGILVNMDNNIIQHYSNHMAFLLDMVEAEDKIQVILKEL, translated from the exons ATGTCTAACGAACTTGA TTTTAGATCTGTGCGCCTGATGAAGAATGACACCATGAACTTCCAGAAGTTCTCCTACACCAATGAAGATGAAGCCTGGAAAACCTACCTGGAGAACCCCCTGACTGCAGCCACCAAGGCAATGATGAGGGTGAATGGAGATGATGACAGCGtggctgccctgagcctcctctatGACTACTACATG GTCCCAAAGGAGAAGAGGATTCTTCCGTCTGGTATGATGGGACGCAATGAACTAGGAAAGAG GCACTGTCATGGAATGGAGTACGACCCAGAGATCGCATCCTTTGATGGCTCAGCCCATCTCATGAAGCTCTTGTCTGAAAACACTTCTATGACCCAAGAATATTGTGAGCCGCAGAAGAAGAATGGCTTAAATCTTGAAGGCATCCCTACTCCTCACAAACCAGCCATGCTTCCACCAGGTGTTAGCAAGCTGGATGCCACACCGGACACCTACATGGTCCCTCCAGGGGATGTATATGACAACAGCTCACTGAACTCCCTCTTCGAGACCATCCCTGTGGCCCCAACACAGCAGAGGTGGCAGCCAGACAGCACTTTCAAAGAGGATCCCCAGGAG TCGCTACTCTTCAGTGATATCCTCAAACCCCAGCCAGAGCCACCTTGCCCTGAGAGTTACGCTACGGACAATGTTAAGAG TGACTTTGAATACACTCTGGGGTCGCCCAAAGCAATTCACATAAAATCTGGGGACTCTCCCATGGCCTACCTCAACAAAGGACAGTTCTACCCCATCACACTGCGGACAGCTGGAGACAGCAAATGTTTACACTTGTCCTCAAATAAAGTGAAG AGTGTTGTGATGATTGTTTTTGACAATGAAAAGATACCGACGGAGCAGCTCAAGTTCTGGAAGCACTGGCACTCCCGCCAGCCCACAGCCAAGCAGAGAGTCATTGATGTTG CtgactgcaaagaaaacttcaaCACGGTTCAGAACATTGAGGAGTTAGCCTACAATGCACTGTCCTTTGTGTGGAACGTCCATGAAGAAGCAAAG GTATTTATTGGGGTGAATTGCCTGAGCACTGACTTCTCCTCCCAGAAAGGAGTGAAAGGTGTCCCACTGAACCTCCAGATAGACACCTATGACTACGGCAATGGAACCAGCCAGCTGGTGCACCGTGCTGTCTGCCAGATCAAGATATTCTGTGATAAG ggagcagagaggaagatGCGGGACGATGAACGGAAGCAGTttagaaggaaaggaaaatgcctGGACTCCAATAACAATG GTCTGAAAGGCTGTTTGCTCTCCGGCTTCAGAGGGAATGAAATCACATTCCTGAGGCCAGAGACTGACCTCGAAACCCAGCCCGTCCTGTTTATCCCCAATGTCCACTTTTCAAACCAGCAGAGGTGTGGCACG gtgctccctcctgctgttcccagctctgcaaacaG GCTGCCCTTGAAACGGAGTGGTACCTCATTCACAGATGAGTTTGACCCGATACCtccaaagcaaaccaaggaagAAGATCCTCAGAGAG TGTTGTTGTATGTGCGGAGGGAGTCAGAGGAAGTGTTTGATGCTCTCATGTTGAAGACACCAGACCTCCAGGGCCTCAGAACAGCT atttcagaaaaatatgggCTGCTTGAAGAAAGCATTTATAAAGTctacaaaaaatgcaaaagagg GATCCTGGTGAACATGGACAACAACATCATCCAGCACTATAGCAACCATATGGCTTTTCTCTTGGACATGGTGGAAGCAGAAGACAAGATCCAGGTCATCCTCAAGGAGCTATAA
- the GRHL3 gene encoding grainyhead-like protein 3 homolog isoform X2, translating to MKNDTMNFQKFSYTNEDEAWKTYLENPLTAATKAMMRVNGDDDSVAALSLLYDYYMVPKEKRILPSGMMGRNELGKRHCHGMEYDPEIASFDGSAHLMKLLSENTSMTQEYCEPQKKNGLNLEGIPTPHKPAMLPPGVSKLDATPDTYMVPPGDVYDNSSLNSLFETIPVAPTQQRWQPDSTFKEDPQESLLFSDILKPQPEPPCPESYATDNVKSDFEYTLGSPKAIHIKSGDSPMAYLNKGQFYPITLRTAGDSKCLHLSSNKVKSVVMIVFDNEKIPTEQLKFWKHWHSRQPTAKQRVIDVADCKENFNTVQNIEELAYNALSFVWNVHEEAKVFIGVNCLSTDFSSQKGVKGVPLNLQIDTYDYGNGTSQLVHRAVCQIKIFCDKGAERKMRDDERKQFRRKGKCLDSNNNGLKGCLLSGFRGNEITFLRPETDLETQPVLFIPNVHFSNQQRCGTVLPPAVPSSANRLPLKRSGTSFTDEFDPIPPKQTKEEDPQRVLLYVRRESEEVFDALMLKTPDLQGLRTAISEKYGLLEESIYKVYKKCKRGILVNMDNNIIQHYSNHMAFLLDMVEAEDKIQVILKEL from the exons ATGAAGAATGACACCATGAACTTCCAGAAGTTCTCCTACACCAATGAAGATGAAGCCTGGAAAACCTACCTGGAGAACCCCCTGACTGCAGCCACCAAGGCAATGATGAGGGTGAATGGAGATGATGACAGCGtggctgccctgagcctcctctatGACTACTACATG GTCCCAAAGGAGAAGAGGATTCTTCCGTCTGGTATGATGGGACGCAATGAACTAGGAAAGAG GCACTGTCATGGAATGGAGTACGACCCAGAGATCGCATCCTTTGATGGCTCAGCCCATCTCATGAAGCTCTTGTCTGAAAACACTTCTATGACCCAAGAATATTGTGAGCCGCAGAAGAAGAATGGCTTAAATCTTGAAGGCATCCCTACTCCTCACAAACCAGCCATGCTTCCACCAGGTGTTAGCAAGCTGGATGCCACACCGGACACCTACATGGTCCCTCCAGGGGATGTATATGACAACAGCTCACTGAACTCCCTCTTCGAGACCATCCCTGTGGCCCCAACACAGCAGAGGTGGCAGCCAGACAGCACTTTCAAAGAGGATCCCCAGGAG TCGCTACTCTTCAGTGATATCCTCAAACCCCAGCCAGAGCCACCTTGCCCTGAGAGTTACGCTACGGACAATGTTAAGAG TGACTTTGAATACACTCTGGGGTCGCCCAAAGCAATTCACATAAAATCTGGGGACTCTCCCATGGCCTACCTCAACAAAGGACAGTTCTACCCCATCACACTGCGGACAGCTGGAGACAGCAAATGTTTACACTTGTCCTCAAATAAAGTGAAG AGTGTTGTGATGATTGTTTTTGACAATGAAAAGATACCGACGGAGCAGCTCAAGTTCTGGAAGCACTGGCACTCCCGCCAGCCCACAGCCAAGCAGAGAGTCATTGATGTTG CtgactgcaaagaaaacttcaaCACGGTTCAGAACATTGAGGAGTTAGCCTACAATGCACTGTCCTTTGTGTGGAACGTCCATGAAGAAGCAAAG GTATTTATTGGGGTGAATTGCCTGAGCACTGACTTCTCCTCCCAGAAAGGAGTGAAAGGTGTCCCACTGAACCTCCAGATAGACACCTATGACTACGGCAATGGAACCAGCCAGCTGGTGCACCGTGCTGTCTGCCAGATCAAGATATTCTGTGATAAG ggagcagagaggaagatGCGGGACGATGAACGGAAGCAGTttagaaggaaaggaaaatgcctGGACTCCAATAACAATG GTCTGAAAGGCTGTTTGCTCTCCGGCTTCAGAGGGAATGAAATCACATTCCTGAGGCCAGAGACTGACCTCGAAACCCAGCCCGTCCTGTTTATCCCCAATGTCCACTTTTCAAACCAGCAGAGGTGTGGCACG gtgctccctcctgctgttcccagctctgcaaacaG GCTGCCCTTGAAACGGAGTGGTACCTCATTCACAGATGAGTTTGACCCGATACCtccaaagcaaaccaaggaagAAGATCCTCAGAGAG TGTTGTTGTATGTGCGGAGGGAGTCAGAGGAAGTGTTTGATGCTCTCATGTTGAAGACACCAGACCTCCAGGGCCTCAGAACAGCT atttcagaaaaatatgggCTGCTTGAAGAAAGCATTTATAAAGTctacaaaaaatgcaaaagagg GATCCTGGTGAACATGGACAACAACATCATCCAGCACTATAGCAACCATATGGCTTTTCTCTTGGACATGGTGGAAGCAGAAGACAAGATCCAGGTCATCCTCAAGGAGCTATAA